A portion of the Deinococcus sp. AB2017081 genome contains these proteins:
- a CDS encoding tyrosine-type recombinase/integrase, which produces MTLVTYQGTLLAQTREWTNLHDDELRRRAVQDAADKNVGALVSLTTAFLAHMGGSGVLTSPRTIEAYALGVRQFVQYAASQALNLLRPGQHDAQNYVGALLAAGRAPAGVGVKVAAAVCLYRALRWAGATEADPFRDVRIPKDRTPGIVKRPPYTEDELADVLERSDTHAKFLLFLTAHAGLRISEALALAWDDLDEGTRRIQVRSGKGRKGRVVAMSTSLARATRHYRALYGPGGAEHADGRRTTPGTQVFRYGSVMTARYHLGRAFAAAGVAFRGFHPGRKYAGTRLLQQVRDFGRVAAHLGHESVDTTRRGYAALAADDLKADLSGW; this is translated from the coding sequence ATGACCCTCGTCACTTACCAGGGAACGCTGCTCGCACAGACCCGTGAATGGACGAACCTGCACGACGACGAATTGCGGCGCCGCGCCGTGCAGGACGCCGCAGATAAGAACGTCGGCGCACTGGTGTCGCTGACCACCGCGTTCTTGGCGCATATGGGCGGCAGCGGGGTGCTGACCAGTCCCCGCACAATCGAGGCCTACGCACTGGGCGTGCGGCAGTTCGTCCAGTACGCCGCCTCGCAGGCTTTGAACCTGCTGCGCCCGGGCCAACATGACGCCCAGAATTATGTGGGAGCGTTGCTGGCGGCGGGCCGCGCGCCGGCGGGTGTCGGCGTCAAGGTCGCGGCCGCCGTCTGCCTGTACCGCGCCCTACGCTGGGCCGGTGCCACCGAGGCTGATCCCTTCCGCGACGTGCGGATACCCAAAGACCGTACCCCCGGCATCGTCAAGCGGCCGCCCTATACCGAGGACGAACTGGCCGACGTGCTCGAACGCTCGGACACCCACGCCAAGTTCCTTCTGTTTCTCACCGCCCATGCGGGGTTGCGCATCTCCGAAGCGCTGGCGCTGGCCTGGGATGATCTGGACGAAGGGACCCGGCGCATCCAGGTACGCTCGGGCAAGGGGCGCAAGGGCCGCGTGGTGGCAATGAGCACCAGCCTCGCGCGCGCCACCCGGCACTATCGCGCCCTGTACGGGCCGGGCGGCGCCGAACACGCGGACGGCAGGCGCACCACGCCGGGCACCCAGGTGTTCCGGTACGGGAGCGTGATGACGGCGCGCTATCACCTCGGACGGGCCTTCGCGGCGGCGGGTGTGGCATTCCGGGGCTTTCATCCAGGCCGCAAGTACGCGGGCACGCGGCTCCTGCAGCAGGTGAGGGACTTCGGGCGAGTGGCCGCGCACCTCGGGCACGAGAGCGTGGACACGACCCGCCGGGGCTACGCGGCGCTCGCGGCGGACGACCTCAAGGCCGACCTCTCGGGTTGGTGA